One segment of uncultured Propionivibrio sp. DNA contains the following:
- a CDS encoding tetratricopeptide repeat protein, with the protein MNFGDLLSRVAEYEAQQLWPLSALLYETWLKRNQSPYQHAGYFNYGLALSNAFDLAGAEQAYRKAIELAPAFIQPRLNLANLYERQGLFDKAIQEWQWVAENVDGRQPADVPLLVMALNNLGRVMENRKQYDRASDYLARSLALNPDQESVLHHWVYLREKQCAWPVYQQVPGVSLELMKGSTSALAMLSLSDDPQAQLEAAQRYVAKHVRTDIPPLASPKAYGHAKIRVAYLSSDFSLHPVSMLTVQLFELHNRQQFEVYGYCWSPEDGSALRRRVIDAMDHFVRVDAMSDAEVAARIRQDEIDILVDLQGQTAGARANILAFHPAPVQITYLGLPATTGFPCIDYVIADRFLIPEDCARYYSETPLYMPDVYQVSDRNRAVGALPSREACGLPSQGFVYCSFNNNFKYTPEMFDVWMNILRRVEGSVLWLLADNPWAQQNLLREAANRGVAPERLFFASRVSPENYLARFAVADLFLDSFPFNAGTTANDALWMELPVLTLSGRAFASRMAGALLSAAGLDELITYDYRTYEEKAVELASNHEACASLKRRLKAVKERGALFDTQRFVTNLEARFRMLAAGERP; encoded by the coding sequence ATGAATTTTGGCGATCTGCTCTCGCGGGTTGCCGAATACGAAGCGCAACAGCTGTGGCCATTGTCGGCGCTCCTGTACGAGACCTGGCTGAAACGCAACCAGTCGCCCTACCAGCACGCCGGCTATTTCAATTACGGCCTGGCGTTGAGCAATGCCTTCGATCTTGCCGGCGCCGAGCAGGCTTACCGAAAAGCAATCGAACTTGCGCCGGCATTCATCCAGCCGCGTTTGAATCTGGCCAACCTGTACGAACGACAGGGGCTCTTCGACAAGGCGATCCAGGAATGGCAGTGGGTCGCCGAGAATGTTGACGGCCGGCAGCCGGCCGACGTGCCGCTTCTGGTGATGGCGTTGAACAACCTCGGGCGGGTGATGGAAAACCGCAAGCAGTACGATCGCGCGTCCGATTACCTGGCGCGAAGCCTGGCACTCAACCCCGACCAGGAGAGCGTGTTGCACCACTGGGTGTACCTGCGCGAGAAGCAGTGCGCCTGGCCAGTCTATCAGCAGGTTCCCGGCGTTTCTCTCGAGTTGATGAAGGGTTCGACCTCGGCGCTCGCCATGCTCAGCCTTTCCGACGATCCGCAGGCACAACTTGAGGCCGCCCAGCGCTACGTTGCGAAGCACGTCCGGACCGATATCCCGCCACTGGCCAGCCCGAAAGCTTACGGCCACGCAAAAATCCGGGTGGCGTATCTGTCGTCGGATTTTTCACTGCATCCGGTCTCGATGCTGACGGTCCAGTTGTTCGAACTGCACAACCGGCAGCAGTTCGAGGTGTACGGGTATTGCTGGAGTCCCGAGGATGGTTCCGCCCTGCGTCGGCGCGTAATCGACGCGATGGATCATTTTGTTCGCGTGGACGCGATGAGCGATGCCGAGGTTGCCGCGCGGATCCGTCAGGACGAGATCGACATCCTGGTTGACCTCCAGGGGCAGACGGCGGGGGCGCGGGCCAATATTCTGGCGTTTCATCCGGCGCCGGTGCAGATCACTTATCTCGGACTTCCCGCGACGACCGGCTTCCCGTGTATCGATTACGTGATTGCCGACCGTTTCCTGATTCCGGAGGATTGTGCGCGCTACTACTCCGAGACACCGCTCTACATGCCCGATGTCTATCAGGTCAGCGACCGGAACCGAGCTGTCGGCGCATTGCCCTCGCGCGAGGCCTGCGGCTTGCCCAGTCAGGGATTCGTGTATTGCTCGTTCAACAACAACTTCAAATACACGCCCGAGATGTTCGATGTTTGGATGAATATCCTGAGGCGCGTGGAGGGGAGCGTCTTGTGGCTGCTTGCCGACAATCCGTGGGCGCAGCAGAATCTGTTGCGCGAGGCGGCTAACCGAGGGGTCGCGCCGGAAAGGTTGTTCTTCGCGTCGCGGGTCTCGCCGGAAAATTATCTGGCGCGCTTTGCTGTTGCCGACCTGTTTCTCGACAGTTTCCCGTTCAATGCCGGGACGACGGCCAACGATGCTCTGTGGATGGAACTGCCGGTCCTGACGCTTTCCGGCAGGGCTTTCGCTTCGCGAATGGCCGGAGCCTTGTTGTCCGCAGCCGGGCTTGACGAGTTGATCACGTATGACTACCGGACCTATGAGGAAAAGGCGGTGGAATTGGCGTCAAACCACGAGGCCTGTGCATCGCTGAAGCGCAGGCTGAAGGCGGTGAAGGAAAGGGGAGCGCTGTTCGATACGCAGCGTTTCGTGACGAATCTTGAGGCAAGATTCAGGATGCTCGCGGCGGGGGAACGTCCGTGA